A window of the Sulfitobacter sp. THAF37 genome harbors these coding sequences:
- a CDS encoding toprim domain-containing protein, with translation MSARRSIADLSVDLADRAESFCRQYFPEGRKQGNYWQVGDTSGAKGQSLAIRLQAQGGRKAGSWTDYATGQYGDLIDLLHERLGSVTLKETLREARSFLGEAPCPTVPRETQRAERSDSASSKRIARARRLFAAGKPVLGTVAATYLQGRGITRLGPALRYHPRVFLWQGEDDPDPPQRAPALLAKITDNRGQVTGCARTYLDPSTGGLGAIESPKRILGQLHGHAIRFWSGSPRSDLIVGEGLENTLSVGTALREFDLASCLTATHLGLFIPPPGVKRIWIARDNDEAGHNASMRLRNQLESLGITCGDLVPRMGDFNDDLRAFGKDALRRSVLKAMKAHGLEIEDG, from the coding sequence ATGAGCGCGCGCCGCAGTATAGCAGACCTCTCGGTCGATCTGGCAGACCGTGCCGAGAGTTTCTGCCGCCAGTATTTCCCCGAGGGGCGCAAGCAGGGCAATTATTGGCAGGTTGGCGATACCTCGGGCGCGAAGGGCCAGAGCCTCGCTATTCGGTTGCAAGCGCAGGGTGGGCGCAAAGCCGGGTCCTGGACCGATTACGCGACGGGGCAATATGGCGATCTGATCGACCTGCTGCACGAACGGCTTGGTTCGGTCACGCTCAAAGAGACGCTGAGGGAGGCCCGGTCTTTCCTCGGCGAGGCCCCCTGCCCTACCGTACCTCGTGAAACCCAAAGGGCTGAGCGCTCGGATTCTGCCTCCAGCAAACGCATCGCGCGGGCGCGGAGACTTTTCGCCGCTGGCAAGCCGGTTCTCGGCACCGTGGCCGCCACCTATCTGCAGGGGCGCGGGATCACACGGCTCGGCCCGGCCCTGCGTTATCACCCGCGGGTCTTCCTGTGGCAGGGTGAGGACGATCCCGATCCGCCGCAAAGGGCCCCTGCCCTGCTGGCCAAGATCACCGACAATCGGGGACAGGTCACCGGCTGCGCGCGCACCTATCTGGACCCGTCCACCGGTGGTTTGGGTGCGATCGAGAGCCCGAAACGGATCCTCGGACAGTTGCACGGCCATGCCATCCGCTTCTGGTCCGGCTCACCTCGCTCCGATCTCATCGTCGGCGAAGGGCTCGAAAACACCCTCTCGGTCGGAACAGCTCTTCGGGAGTTCGATCTCGCCTCCTGTCTTACCGCCACCCATCTCGGCCTCTTCATTCCGCCGCCGGGCGTCAAGCGTATATGGATCGCACGGGACAACGACGAAGCTGGTCACAATGCATCAATGAGATTGCGTAACCAACTGGAATCGCTTGGAATTACCTGTGGTGACCTCGTGCCGCGCATGGGCGATTTCAACGACGATCTGCGGGCATTCGGCAAGGATGCGCTGCGCCGCTCCGTGCTCAAGGCCATGAAAGCACATGGTCTGGAGATCGAGGACGGGTAA
- a CDS encoding strawberry notch-like NTP hydrolase domain-containing protein: MNAHPHSVPLAPEAGAPARPEASRFAQNLIQAARTLVPLLEAGRSIDAAALRAAMEDAFGASDTSGAWVWKDAYEAAEAAQILMLARYGALMQRQAPSPQAFLTMIERLACLAPSHTRRSEDSVRLQQFSTPLPLAAIVSHAAGFRDDDLMLEPSAGTGMLAIFARIAGARLALNELAETRRALLEQLFSDAAVSEHDAASIDDRLDRSITPLVIVMNPPFSAANHVEGKFRQATSQHVLSALARLVPGGRLVVITGESFRPSTKSFQSTFQRIGQSADVVFSAAIDGKVFARHGTTIDTRLTVIDKRVAGAEETAPADIDAAYHPICATTSDLLSAVLTHCPARRNPLPCPTGAALSVPPRPTRTNLHALRNAARQETRALAEERARHPFDDVETAPLDYLPKAWSEPDGALQDTVYEAYDLQAIRIDGAVEHPTALVQSAAMASVPPPVPIYRPLLPASLVADGLLSAPQLESVIYAGDAHETHLKGWFKRGEIEGQLMAAAEGDESAFRLRKGWFLGDGTGCGKGRQVAGIILDNWLQGRRRAVWVSKSDKLIEDARRDWMALGGRESDIVPLSKFRQGSDIRLPEGILFVTYATLRSAEREGKASRLDQVTSWLGNAFDGVIAFDESHAMANVAGETSDRGDKKASQQGLAGLALQNAVPDARVLYVSATGATVVGNLAYASRLGLWGTGDFPFATRAEFVAAMEAGGIAAMEMISRDLKALGLYLARSLSYAGIEYEMLVHDLTPAQVAIYDSYADAYQIIHNNLEAALQASGISSETGTLNAQAKSAARSAFESNKQRFFNHLITAMKCPSLIRSIEADLAAGHAAVIQVVSTSEAVMERRLEDIPPSDWDDLQVDFTPRENIMDYLMHCFPTQLFEPYTDENGDLRSRPALDGDGNPIICREAERRRDDLIEHLGALAPVQGALDQILWHFGGEAVAEVTGRKRRIAKTREGRLKVENRPASSNLGETQAFMDDAKRILIFSDAGGTGRSYHADLGAKNQRLRVHYLLEPGWKADNAIQGLGRTNRTNQAQPPLFRPVATNVKGEKRFLSTIARRLDTLGAITKGQRETGGQNMFRAEDNLESPYARAALRQFFYKLRAGKIEACSYAKFQEMTGLTLDEADGTMKENLPPIQQFLNRCLALRIDMQDAIFEAFGGFLSAIIEDARQAGTLDVGLETLRAEKFEIVDRKVIFEHEATGATATALTVERTDRNDPLTLPRVKTICVNTEGATLCWNKTSKRAALMVKAPAFMDEDGAPILRVKLLRPMTTEILAATDFSKSHWEEVDDAMFEQLWQAEVDAVPEFTTSKITLICGLLLPIWDRLPADNMRIYRLQTEDGERAIGRLVSQEQLLNVYARLGLDCQIEMAPQEVFAAVMEARTTLNLLGGYQLRRSIVMGQPRLELIGATGSALPALKAMGCFTEVIQWKTRVFIPVDGTEVLARVLAEHPVGASGADAAA, encoded by the coding sequence ATGAACGCTCACCCCCATTCCGTCCCTCTTGCGCCCGAGGCCGGGGCCCCTGCCCGCCCGGAAGCCTCGCGCTTCGCCCAAAACCTGATCCAGGCTGCAAGAACCCTCGTCCCCTTGTTAGAGGCAGGCAGGTCCATCGACGCCGCTGCCCTGCGCGCCGCGATGGAGGATGCTTTCGGCGCAAGCGACACGAGTGGTGCCTGGGTCTGGAAGGACGCCTATGAGGCCGCCGAGGCGGCCCAGATCCTGATGCTCGCACGCTACGGCGCGCTGATGCAGCGGCAGGCACCCTCGCCGCAAGCCTTTCTCACCATGATCGAACGGCTGGCTTGTCTGGCCCCGTCGCACACGCGGCGCTCCGAAGACAGTGTCCGGCTGCAACAATTCTCGACCCCTCTTCCCCTGGCGGCCATCGTCTCGCATGCGGCGGGGTTTCGGGACGACGACCTGATGCTCGAGCCGTCGGCGGGCACCGGCATGCTGGCGATCTTCGCCCGGATCGCAGGCGCTCGCCTGGCGCTGAACGAGCTCGCGGAGACGCGCCGCGCGTTGCTGGAGCAGCTATTCTCCGACGCTGCAGTCTCGGAACACGATGCCGCCTCGATCGACGACCGTTTGGATCGGTCAATCACGCCCTTGGTTATTGTGATGAACCCGCCGTTTTCTGCGGCCAACCATGTCGAGGGCAAGTTCCGGCAGGCCACCAGCCAGCATGTTCTCTCCGCCCTGGCGCGTCTCGTGCCCGGCGGGCGTCTCGTCGTCATCACTGGCGAGAGTTTTCGCCCCTCCACGAAGAGTTTCCAGTCGACGTTTCAGCGGATCGGGCAGAGCGCTGACGTTGTGTTTTCCGCAGCCATCGACGGCAAGGTCTTCGCTCGGCATGGCACAACGATCGACACTAGGCTGACGGTGATCGACAAGCGCGTGGCTGGTGCTGAAGAGACCGCACCGGCTGATATTGACGCCGCCTATCATCCGATCTGCGCGACCACGAGTGATCTTCTCTCCGCAGTGCTCACCCATTGTCCCGCGCGCCGCAACCCCCTGCCCTGCCCCACTGGCGCGGCTCTTTCGGTGCCACCTCGCCCGACCCGCACCAACCTGCATGCCCTGCGCAACGCCGCGCGCCAGGAAACCCGCGCCCTCGCCGAAGAACGCGCGAGGCATCCCTTCGATGACGTCGAAACCGCCCCGCTCGACTACCTGCCGAAAGCCTGGAGCGAGCCTGACGGTGCTTTGCAGGACACGGTCTACGAGGCCTATGACCTTCAGGCGATCCGGATCGATGGTGCGGTGGAGCATCCGACTGCTCTCGTGCAGTCCGCCGCCATGGCATCGGTGCCGCCGCCCGTGCCGATCTATCGCCCGCTCCTGCCGGCGAGCCTCGTCGCGGACGGCCTCCTTTCTGCGCCGCAGCTCGAAAGCGTCATCTACGCAGGGGATGCCCACGAGACGCACCTGAAGGGCTGGTTCAAGCGCGGCGAGATCGAAGGTCAGTTGATGGCAGCGGCCGAGGGTGACGAAAGTGCCTTTCGCCTGCGCAAAGGCTGGTTCCTCGGCGATGGTACCGGCTGCGGCAAGGGGCGGCAGGTCGCGGGCATCATCCTTGACAACTGGCTGCAGGGCCGCCGCCGCGCGGTCTGGGTCTCGAAGAGTGACAAGCTCATCGAGGATGCGCGGCGCGACTGGATGGCGCTCGGGGGGCGCGAAAGCGATATCGTGCCGCTCTCGAAGTTCCGCCAGGGGAGCGACATCAGGCTTCCCGAAGGCATCCTTTTCGTCACCTATGCGACGCTACGCTCGGCAGAACGCGAGGGCAAAGCCTCCCGCCTCGATCAGGTGACGTCCTGGCTCGGGAACGCGTTCGACGGGGTCATCGCTTTCGACGAAAGCCACGCCATGGCGAATGTCGCCGGCGAAACGTCTGACCGCGGCGACAAAAAGGCCTCGCAGCAGGGCCTCGCTGGCCTCGCACTGCAAAACGCGGTGCCAGATGCGCGTGTGCTTTACGTCTCGGCCACCGGGGCTACGGTCGTCGGCAATCTCGCCTATGCCTCCCGACTTGGTCTCTGGGGTACGGGGGATTTCCCCTTCGCAACGCGGGCAGAATTCGTCGCCGCGATGGAGGCCGGGGGTATTGCCGCCATGGAGATGATCTCGCGCGACCTGAAGGCGCTCGGGCTCTATCTGGCCCGCTCGCTTTCCTATGCCGGGATCGAGTACGAGATGCTGGTGCATGACCTGACGCCCGCCCAGGTCGCCATCTACGACAGCTACGCCGACGCCTATCAGATCATTCACAATAACCTTGAGGCCGCCCTTCAGGCCTCGGGTATTTCGTCTGAGACCGGCACTTTGAACGCCCAGGCGAAATCCGCCGCGCGCTCGGCCTTCGAGAGCAACAAGCAGCGCTTCTTCAACCATCTCATCACCGCCATGAAGTGCCCCTCTCTGATCCGTTCGATCGAGGCAGATCTGGCGGCGGGTCATGCAGCGGTGATCCAGGTGGTGTCGACCAGCGAAGCGGTGATGGAGCGTCGCCTCGAAGACATCCCGCCCTCGGACTGGGACGATCTGCAGGTCGATTTTACGCCGCGCGAGAACATCATGGATTACCTGATGCACTGCTTCCCGACGCAGCTCTTCGAGCCCTACACCGACGAGAATGGTGATCTGCGCTCGCGTCCAGCCTTAGATGGCGACGGCAATCCGATTATCTGCCGTGAGGCGGAGCGGCGACGGGATGATCTGATCGAGCATCTTGGGGCCCTCGCCCCTGTGCAGGGCGCGCTCGACCAGATCCTCTGGCATTTCGGGGGCGAGGCTGTGGCTGAGGTCACAGGGCGCAAGCGGCGCATCGCGAAGACGCGCGAGGGACGGCTCAAGGTCGAGAACCGTCCCGCCTCCTCCAACCTCGGCGAGACACAAGCCTTTATGGATGATGCCAAGCGCATCCTGATCTTTTCCGATGCGGGTGGCACCGGGCGCAGCTACCACGCCGATCTTGGGGCCAAGAACCAGCGCCTCCGTGTGCACTACTTGCTGGAGCCTGGTTGGAAGGCCGACAATGCGATCCAGGGGCTGGGGCGCACCAATCGGACCAATCAGGCGCAGCCGCCACTCTTCCGCCCCGTCGCAACCAATGTGAAAGGCGAGAAGAGGTTTCTCTCCACCATCGCGCGCCGCCTCGACACTCTCGGGGCGATTACAAAAGGACAACGCGAGACGGGCGGTCAGAACATGTTCCGCGCCGAAGATAACCTCGAGAGCCCCTACGCACGCGCAGCGCTGCGGCAGTTCTTCTACAAGCTGCGCGCGGGCAAGATCGAGGCCTGCTCCTACGCGAAGTTTCAGGAGATGACCGGGCTGACGCTCGATGAGGCGGATGGCACGATGAAAGAAAACCTGCCGCCGATCCAGCAGTTTCTGAACCGCTGTCTTGCGCTCAGGATCGACATGCAGGATGCGATCTTCGAGGCCTTCGGCGGGTTTCTTTCGGCCATCATCGAGGATGCACGCCAGGCGGGCACGCTCGATGTCGGCCTCGAGACCCTGCGCGCCGAGAAGTTCGAGATCGTCGATCGAAAGGTCATCTTCGAGCATGAGGCGACGGGGGCGACGGCCACCGCCCTGACCGTGGAGCGTACGGATCGCAACGATCCGCTCACCCTGCCCCGGGTCAAGACCATCTGTGTCAATACAGAAGGCGCGACGCTGTGCTGGAACAAGACCTCCAAGCGCGCGGCCTTGATGGTCAAGGCACCGGCCTTCATGGATGAGGACGGTGCGCCGATCCTGCGGGTGAAACTGCTGCGTCCCATGACGACCGAAATCCTCGCCGCCACCGATTTTTCGAAATCACACTGGGAAGAGGTCGATGATGCGATGTTCGAACAGCTCTGGCAGGCCGAGGTCGATGCGGTGCCGGAGTTCACCACCTCGAAGATCACGCTTATCTGCGGGCTCCTCTTGCCGATCTGGGACCGGCTGCCCGCCGACAACATGCGCATCTATCGCCTGCAGACCGAGGATGGGGAGCGCGCCATCGGCCGTCTCGTCAGCCAGGAGCAACTCCTGAACGTCTACGCGCGGCTTGGGCTCGATTGTCAGATCGAGATGGCGCCGCAGGAGGTCTTTGCTGCGGTGATGGAAGCGAGGACGACCCTGAACCTGCTCGGCGGTTACCAACTGCGCCGCTCTATTGTCATGGGCCAGCCAAGACTTGAACTGATCGGCGCGACGGGTTCGGCCTTACCCGCACTGAAAGCGATGGGCTGTTTCACCGAGGTGATCCAGTGGAAGACGCGGGTCTTCATCCCGGTGGACGGCACCGAGGTTCTGGCGCGAGTACTCGCCGAACATCCGGTTGGCGCCAGCGGCGCGGATGCTGCCGCATGA
- a CDS encoding type II toxin-antitoxin system RelE/ParE family toxin translates to MRRIHHSQAAKSDLVDIWVETHGQWGEAQADRYLDDIDRALKGLIANPQMGSDCSDLLQGARKLITGRHLVFYELDPDRIFVIRVLHQSMDVPRHLRPT, encoded by the coding sequence ATGCGTAGGATTCATCACTCCCAGGCGGCAAAATCCGACCTCGTCGATATCTGGGTCGAGACACATGGGCAGTGGGGCGAGGCGCAGGCGGACCGCTATCTCGATGATATCGATCGCGCCCTCAAGGGTCTCATCGCCAACCCGCAAATGGGGTCTGACTGTTCCGATCTCTTGCAGGGTGCGCGTAAACTAATCACGGGCCGGCACCTCGTGTTCTACGAGCTGGACCCGGACAGGATATTCGTGATCCGGGTGCTGCATCAATCCATGGACGTGCCGCGCCATCTGCGGCCGACCTGA
- a CDS encoding type II toxin-antitoxin system ParD family antitoxin: MASTSVTLGPHWDEFIALMLKEGRYGSTSELIRASLRLMEEQEGQRARLRVALMEGKQSGDAGPLDMDEIKREARSRSGAPDA; this comes from the coding sequence ATGGCAAGCACAAGCGTCACACTTGGCCCCCATTGGGACGAATTCATCGCCCTGATGCTTAAAGAGGGGCGTTACGGGTCAACCAGCGAGTTGATCCGCGCCTCTCTGCGCCTGATGGAGGAGCAGGAAGGTCAGCGGGCGCGGCTTCGCGTTGCGCTGATGGAGGGCAAACAATCCGGTGACGCCGGTCCGCTTGACATGGATGAGATCAAGCGCGAGGCGCGGAGCCGTTCCGGCGCTCCTGATGCGTAG
- a CDS encoding DUF6878 family protein encodes MTQATDFYAQKLESQRRAAEQRAETRAALLSELRALGVTSIEVQYEGYGDSGNVEDVVVTPDAITLTEELRRRVEDFGWDFAYALSPGFENNEGGYGELTWVLEVDKIDVSHSNRYVETNTTEHEGL; translated from the coding sequence ATGACACAAGCGACTGATTTCTACGCGCAGAAGCTCGAATCCCAGAGACGTGCTGCCGAGCAGCGGGCCGAGACCCGTGCGGCGCTTCTCTCCGAGCTGCGCGCCCTCGGCGTGACCAGCATCGAGGTGCAATACGAAGGCTACGGAGATTCCGGCAACGTTGAGGATGTCGTGGTGACGCCTGATGCGATCACCCTGACGGAGGAGTTGCGACGCCGGGTCGAAGACTTCGGCTGGGATTTTGCCTACGCACTAAGCCCCGGCTTCGAGAACAACGAAGGCGGCTATGGCGAACTGACCTGGGTGCTCGAGGTCGATAAGATCGATGTCAGCCACTCGAACCGCTATGTCGAGACCAACACCACCGAACACGAGGGGCTCTGA
- a CDS encoding DUF3768 domain-containing protein, producing MTTTLDLDPVQEAARIATQNDAFRRSILGTTPVADAPQGQFVMTRGVAALGINAQLELTRRVAAFDGFNADSDPQGWHEMGVIDLDGTTVWFKLDLYDVDYTYGSPEPSDPAQTRRVLTLLLPSEY from the coding sequence ATGACCACTACACTCGACCTCGACCCCGTCCAGGAAGCCGCACGCATCGCCACCCAGAATGACGCGTTTCGCCGCTCTATCCTCGGCACTACCCCGGTCGCCGATGCCCCGCAGGGCCAGTTCGTGATGACACGCGGCGTCGCGGCGCTTGGGATCAATGCGCAACTGGAATTGACCCGACGTGTCGCCGCCTTCGACGGGTTCAATGCCGACAGTGATCCGCAGGGATGGCACGAGATGGGCGTCATCGACCTCGATGGTACAACCGTCTGGTTCAAACTCGACCTGTATGACGTCGACTACACGTACGGCTCGCCCGAGCCCTCTGATCCCGCGCAGACGCGTCGCGTGCTGACCTTGCTTCTGCCGTCGGAATACTGA
- a CDS encoding ParB/RepB/Spo0J family partition protein encodes MAKTTTRSKPATKKKTEGTGPATPDGAAGVRMISLDQLEPSPLNVRKVAASASDDAELLASIRETGIKQNLVVHALSETRFAVDAGGRRLKALKQLAQDGVIPVDHPVPCLVEDERNAVLTSATENLQRAAMHPADQFEAFEAMIGEGRSEDEIALKFGVSVDLVRRRLKLARVAPEIIEQFRAGDLTLECVMAFTLTDDHDRQLAVWNAVKGGYHIHPQSIKRQLTETAHSANSALGRFVGIEAYEVAGGILLRDLFDDRASAHMENPELLERLAIEKLQAAAKPFEAAWKWVEVHLSVDYGAFRSFGRVYPQDIDPDPDLLAEEERLIAREEELAAQNDGEDWTDAETEEYYAIEPRLREIEALQRERQPYADEDRAIAGVVLTIGHDGALRVEKGLVRPEDIPAAPEPGETTADADGAPSPARPQVTPPTSSTPVPNSDPAATLRKADGISASLADDLRATRQHILRAHLAADFEVAFDAMLYALCEQALGRSYNNEALDISVRPFQAQNREVLHTDTVAQKMLEALKQDLATDWMKLEKPEDFQAMSALPIADKQALFAWATGLAVKPQLSSDNRPSAIIEEIGARLDVDVAACWRPTAQNYWGRVNKSHAVATARKLIGDDYAEDRNRERKGDLAAAMERAFAETAGETEGFDAATVAKTTRWLPDGMVFVGATEADARRTGDAPEAEEGDVPAADALAEAESDEPSSLPAFLSGDAA; translated from the coding sequence ATGGCCAAGACCACGACCCGATCGAAACCCGCCACCAAGAAAAAGACCGAAGGCACTGGACCGGCAACGCCCGACGGCGCCGCCGGCGTCCGGATGATCTCACTCGACCAGTTGGAGCCGAGCCCGCTCAACGTGCGCAAGGTTGCGGCAAGCGCCAGCGATGACGCCGAGCTCCTTGCCAGCATTCGTGAGACAGGCATCAAGCAGAACCTGGTGGTTCATGCTCTGTCTGAGACACGTTTTGCGGTCGATGCTGGCGGCCGCCGCCTCAAGGCGCTGAAGCAGCTCGCACAGGACGGCGTCATTCCCGTTGATCACCCGGTGCCCTGCCTCGTCGAAGATGAGCGCAATGCTGTCCTCACCTCCGCCACGGAAAACCTCCAGCGCGCGGCGATGCACCCGGCCGACCAGTTCGAGGCCTTTGAGGCGATGATCGGCGAGGGGCGCAGTGAAGACGAGATCGCCCTGAAGTTCGGCGTCTCGGTCGACCTGGTGCGCCGCCGGCTTAAGCTTGCCCGTGTCGCGCCGGAAATCATCGAGCAGTTCCGTGCCGGTGATCTGACCCTCGAATGCGTCATGGCCTTCACGTTGACCGACGACCATGATCGCCAGCTTGCGGTCTGGAACGCAGTGAAGGGCGGCTATCACATCCATCCACAGAGCATCAAACGCCAGCTGACCGAGACGGCGCATTCGGCGAACTCGGCCCTCGGGCGCTTTGTTGGCATCGAGGCCTATGAGGTGGCGGGCGGTATTCTGCTACGCGATCTCTTCGACGACCGTGCGAGTGCCCATATGGAAAACCCCGAACTCCTCGAGCGCCTCGCCATTGAGAAACTGCAGGCTGCGGCCAAACCCTTCGAGGCGGCGTGGAAATGGGTCGAAGTGCATCTCTCGGTGGACTACGGCGCGTTTCGCAGTTTCGGGCGGGTCTATCCACAGGATATCGACCCCGATCCGGACCTGCTCGCCGAGGAAGAGCGTCTGATTGCGCGCGAGGAAGAACTGGCGGCGCAGAATGACGGCGAGGACTGGACCGACGCTGAAACCGAAGAGTACTACGCCATCGAGCCGCGCCTGCGCGAGATCGAAGCCCTGCAGCGCGAACGGCAACCTTACGCGGACGAAGATCGTGCTATCGCTGGCGTGGTTCTGACCATCGGTCATGACGGGGCGTTGCGCGTCGAGAAGGGTCTGGTGCGGCCCGAGGATATTCCAGCCGCGCCCGAGCCCGGCGAGACCACCGCAGATGCGGATGGCGCCCCCTCCCCTGCCCGTCCGCAGGTGACGCCGCCAACCTCCTCGACGCCGGTGCCGAACTCCGACCCTGCCGCCACGCTGCGCAAGGCGGACGGGATTTCAGCAAGCCTCGCCGACGATCTGCGGGCAACCCGTCAGCACATCCTGCGGGCGCATCTGGCGGCGGATTTCGAGGTAGCGTTCGACGCGATGCTCTATGCGCTCTGCGAACAGGCTCTGGGGCGGTCCTACAATAACGAGGCGCTCGACATCTCGGTCCGTCCTTTCCAGGCGCAAAACCGCGAGGTGCTGCACACGGACACCGTCGCCCAGAAGATGCTCGAGGCGCTGAAACAGGACCTCGCCACGGACTGGATGAAGCTGGAGAAACCCGAGGACTTCCAGGCCATGTCGGCGCTGCCCATTGCCGACAAGCAGGCGCTTTTCGCCTGGGCGACGGGTCTGGCGGTTAAGCCGCAGCTCTCCTCCGACAATCGCCCTTCCGCGATCATCGAGGAGATCGGCGCGCGGCTTGACGTCGATGTGGCGGCCTGCTGGCGCCCGACTGCGCAGAATTACTGGGGTCGGGTCAACAAGAGCCATGCGGTGGCGACGGCCCGTAAGCTGATCGGCGACGACTACGCTGAAGATCGCAATCGCGAGCGCAAGGGCGATCTCGCTGCGGCCATGGAGCGGGCTTTTGCGGAAACCGCTGGCGAGACGGAAGGTTTTGACGCCGCCACGGTCGCAAAGACGACGCGCTGGTTGCCTGACGGGATGGTGTTTGTCGGTGCGACGGAGGCCGACGCCAGAAGGACTGGCGATGCGCCAGAGGCCGAGGAAGGTGACGTGCCCGCCGCAGACGCGCTGGCCGAGGCGGAGAGTGATGAACCATCGTCCTTGCCAGCTTTCCTCAGCGGGGATGCGGCCTGA
- a CDS encoding Mu transposase C-terminal domain-containing protein codes for MDDDGEDYVAVGAEEARRAAVLRPLVQAFLKGTGSLESGINDAVWELGVSRATVWRWVKRLAEEGGRTSALTPRKRGRPTGTILISSKVEAVIEEHLRRYFLRRERSSLSRVVTEIRSACWQQGLQPPTRRTVQRRLDAMNARKVAKAREGAKAARQKFAPVTGENKANHPLEIVQIDHTPADIILVDSFERQAIGRPWVTLSIDIATRMVTGYYTSLEAPSRLSVALCLTQAVAPKAQLLTELACNIPWPAQGKPQSVHVDNGRDFRSRAFRSACAEWGIDLVYRPPGSPHFGGHIERLIGTMMGAVHLLPGTTQSSVTTKGDYDAEGMATMTLSEFDRWFALEICRYNNSIHSSLGCTPVAKWEALSEQMTGDIPFDIEAFQVSFLPSELRKIRRDGIHLFQIRYWSDALAGHIGRGDGKVVVRYDPRDISMIWVELDDGRFVEARYRNLEIPPVPLWEYREAMRRARALGKSGSNELVLAELIRQQRQIETESRGLTKAERRSRERKGTLESANSAVSSTEGLRAIDTGDTSRPLFKVERW; via the coding sequence ATGGATGATGATGGCGAAGACTACGTTGCCGTTGGTGCTGAAGAAGCGCGCAGGGCCGCGGTGCTGCGTCCCCTTGTTCAGGCCTTTCTCAAAGGGACTGGCAGTCTGGAAAGTGGCATCAATGACGCCGTTTGGGAGCTTGGTGTCAGCAGGGCGACGGTCTGGCGTTGGGTAAAGCGGTTGGCGGAAGAGGGTGGGCGCACCAGCGCTCTGACGCCGCGGAAACGGGGCCGCCCGACCGGGACGATCTTGATATCCAGCAAAGTCGAAGCGGTGATCGAAGAGCACCTTCGCCGTTATTTTTTGCGCCGGGAGCGTTCGAGCCTGTCGCGCGTCGTGACAGAAATCCGCAGCGCGTGCTGGCAACAGGGCCTGCAGCCACCGACGCGGCGGACGGTTCAGCGTCGTCTGGATGCAATGAATGCCCGCAAAGTTGCGAAGGCACGAGAGGGCGCAAAGGCGGCCCGCCAGAAGTTTGCGCCGGTCACGGGTGAAAACAAGGCAAATCATCCTCTGGAAATCGTGCAAATCGACCATACGCCCGCAGACATTATTCTTGTCGACAGTTTTGAGCGCCAAGCAATTGGCCGGCCTTGGGTCACGCTGTCGATCGACATCGCAACGCGGATGGTAACCGGATACTACACTTCTCTTGAGGCTCCTTCGCGTCTGTCTGTGGCGCTTTGCCTGACACAGGCGGTTGCCCCCAAGGCGCAACTTCTGACGGAATTGGCGTGCAATATTCCTTGGCCCGCACAAGGCAAACCGCAGAGTGTCCATGTCGACAATGGCCGCGATTTCCGGTCGCGGGCCTTTCGGTCGGCCTGTGCGGAATGGGGGATCGATCTGGTCTATCGACCGCCGGGAAGTCCTCACTTCGGAGGTCACATCGAACGTTTGATCGGGACGATGATGGGGGCGGTTCACCTCCTGCCGGGCACAACGCAATCCTCGGTCACGACCAAGGGCGACTATGATGCCGAAGGCATGGCCACGATGACGTTGAGCGAATTCGATCGTTGGTTTGCTTTGGAAATCTGCCGTTACAACAACAGCATTCATTCAAGTCTTGGCTGCACGCCCGTTGCCAAATGGGAGGCGCTCTCAGAACAAATGACGGGCGATATCCCATTTGATATCGAAGCCTTTCAGGTGAGTTTCCTGCCGAGCGAACTGCGCAAGATCAGGCGTGACGGCATCCATCTGTTCCAGATACGGTACTGGTCCGATGCCCTTGCAGGCCACATCGGGCGCGGGGATGGAAAGGTGGTCGTTCGCTACGATCCTCGTGATATCTCAATGATCTGGGTCGAACTGGACGATGGCCGATTTGTTGAGGCGCGGTACAGAAATCTGGAAATTCCGCCCGTGCCACTCTGGGAATATCGCGAAGCCATGAGGAGGGCTCGGGCCCTTGGCAAGTCCGGGTCCAATGAGCTGGTTCTGGCTGAGCTGATCCGCCAGCAACGCCAGATCGAGACTGAAAGCCGGGGCCTGACGAAGGCCGAACGCCGATCCCGTGAAAGAAAAGGGACATTGGAGAGCGCCAACTCGGCCGTCTCGTCAACCGAAGGGCTGCGCGCGATCGATACGGGTGATACATCGCGCCCATTGTTCAAGGTGGAGAGATGGTGA